In Rattus norvegicus strain BN/NHsdMcwi chromosome 3, GRCr8, whole genome shotgun sequence, a genomic segment contains:
- the Or1ak2 gene encoding olfactory receptor Olr419, producing MMTRNHSSVSEFLLLGLLEHQEQQHFLFGIFLIIYLVTVVGNMLIILVIFSDSHLHSPMYFFLANLSLTDLCLSSTTVPRMLVNLQTQKHSIPYAGCLSQIYFFLWFIGLDVFLLAVMAYDRLVAICYPLHYTLVMSHRCCILLVTISLFLAHSYALTHIILLSQLSFCMDNIIPHFFCELLPILKLSCSNIFANQCVLLYWGGALTVLIPLLIIASYVRIVATIVRVPSARGKWKTFSTCGSHLSAVCLFYVSAIGVYFIPSDADSASKDRIAAVMYAVVTPMLNPFIYSLRNKDMTSALRRFLNRSLLQPPQS from the coding sequence ATGATGACAAGAAACCACAGTAGTGTTTCTGAATTTCTCCTCTTGGGCCTCTTGGAACATCAGGAACAACAACATTTCCTCTTTGGCATCTTCTTGATCATATACCTTGTCACTGTGGTGGGAAATATGTTAATCATTCTGGTAATTTTCTCTGATTCACACCTCCACagtcccatgtacttcttcctggcTAACCTCTCCCTCACTGACCTGTGTCTATCATCAACTACAGTCCCCAGGATGCTAGTAAACCTCCAAACTCAGAAGCACAGTATCCCCTATGCTGGATGCCTGTCTCAGATCTATTTTTTCCTGTGGTTCATTGGACTAGATGTTTTCCTCCTGGCAGTGATGGCTTATGACAGGCTTGTGGCCATATGCTATCCCCTTCACTACACCTTGGTCATGAGTCACAGATGCTGCATCCTGTTGGTAACCATATCCCTATTCCTTGCCCATTCATATGCTCTAACCCATatcattctcctgtctcagttaTCCTTCTGCATGGACAACATCATTCCCCATTTCTTCTGTGAACTTCTTCCCATCTTGAAGCTCTCTTGTTCCAACATTTTTGCCAACCAGTGTGTGCTGCTCTACTGGGGAGGAGCATTAACTGTCTTAATTCCTTTGTTAATCATTGCTTCATATGTCCGCATTGTGGCCACCATTGTGAGAGTCCCATCAGCAAGAGGAAAGTGGAAGAccttctccacctgtgggtcCCATCTCTCAGCAGTCTGCCTGTTCTATGTGTCTGCAATTGGGGTATATTTCATTCCATCTGATGCTGATTCAGCTAGCAAGGACAGGATTGCAGCAGTGATgtatgctgtggtgaccccaatgcTGAACCCATTCATCTATAGCCTGAGAAACAAAGACATGACAAGTGCCCTGAGAAGATTCCTGAACAGGAGTTTGCTGCAACCTCCACAAAGCTAA